The region TTCTAAAGTTCTATCTTGTTCAAAAGTTACATAATTTGTTCCAGGTGCTTCAAGTTCATCTTCACAACTTGTGAAAAATAAAGCAGTTGTAGCAAAAGTTAATAAAATTAGTTTAAAGTTTTTCATGATTTAGTTATTATAATAATTAAGATACTACCCTTAATCAGGGTAGTATCTTAAATTAGATTATTGGTTTTGACTTCCTATAAAAGGATTGTTTTGAATTTCGTCTTGTGGAATTTCAAATTGCATTCTTTCATCATTATAAGGTATTGGATCACCTACAAATGATAAGTGGTTAGATCCTCTAACAGTTGTAGCCTCATTACGCTTCATAGCTAAGAAACTTTTCCCTTCTCCCCATAATTCTATACGAGTTTGTAGGTAAATCTCATCTTCTAAAGCTTGACCAGATAAACCATCTACGTATGCAGAACTAGGAACTCTTTGGTCTAATAAAGCTTTTAAGCTTGTTCTAGCAGGACCTTCAAATCCAGCTCTAGCATTTGCTTCAGCATTTAATAAGTACATTTCTTCTATACGCATGTATACGTAATCTGCTGTAACAATTTGCGAAGCACCACCAATTTGGCTAGATGCGTAGAACTTAAATAATGGTTGTAAGTGTCTTCCATTTGATGGATTGTTAAAGAATTGAGCTTTTCTAGCGTCATTACTTGGAATAGCAGCAAATAAATCTGCATCTATTACTTTGTAATCACCAGCCCAAGCATAACTGTAAGACCAAGCGTCAACTTGTCCCCACCATGATACTAAACCTAAACTATTATTTTCAGTAATATCAATTCCCCACATCCAACTTGGTGAGTTTACGTCACAAAAACAGTTTGTAACATCTCCAGAACCAAGCATTGTGTAGTTACCAGAATTAATAACTTCTTGTGTTAAGTTAGCAACATCAGTATCTCTACCACCTTTAGCGCCTAATGCATAAGCTAAAATTGCTTTAGCAACATCTTGATTAACTTGGTTTTTAGCAGATCTGTTAAATCCATCTAATAATGCAATAGCATCAGTCAAATCTTGTTCAATTAAATTATATACTTCTTCAGCACTAGACTTTGGCAAGTTTTGATTAATTGGTTCAGTATATAACGGTAAAATTGCTTCTGATGCATTGTATTCTTTTTGGAAATACTGTGCTAAGTAGAAATAAGAATGAGCACGCATAGCTTTAGCTTGACCCATTGCATATTTGTTTTCTTCTACTTCTGGAACTGCATTATTACCTCCTAAGTTTTCAATTACAGTGTTTGCAGATCTAACTATTCTGTAGTAGTATCTCCATACCATTCTGTTTCTACCTCTTGTAAAATCTAAAGGTGCTTGAAATTCTGTAATGTCTGCACGATACCAACCATATGTACTAACACTAAGAGCCATATCTCCAGATAACATATCTCCGTAGATATCATAAGCTTTGTGACCAAAATCATCATGATTTAAGTTAGTTCCACCTGATCCAGCTTGAATCATTTGTGCATACAATCCATTAATGAATGCAGCAGGAATGTTAGTGTTAGTTTCAGCAGCTTCACTTAATTGTGCTGAAGTTAATAATTGTGTAGGCTGGCTATTTCCTGATACTCCACTATTATCTAGTAGATCTTCAGAACAGCTTCCTAAGCTTAGCATCAAACCTGATACAAAAGCGATTTTTAATAAATTTTTCATAATTTTCTTTTTTTTTAATTAAAATTTCACTCTAGCTCCTAAAGTGATAGTTGTTGCAGGAGCATAAATTCTACGACCAGAATTTCCTGCTTCCCTTACTGAAGGATTAAATCCTTCTCTTGCAGTTTTGATAAGTAAGTTATCACCTGAAACCCAAATGTTAACGTCATCTAAACCAATATTATCTGTAAATCTGTTTGGTAATGTATAACCAATTCTTGCATTGTTTAATGCTATAAAATCTGTACTTGTAATGAATCTAGAAGATTGAGAAGTACCATTTACAATTGCATTATCTGCTAAGATTGGCACATCAGTAACATCACCAGGATTTTGCCATCTATTAGCAATATCTCTGTGGAAATTGTTTCCAGCAGCTCCAAAACGATCACTCATTAATTCTGCATACTGTCCATCATAAGCGTAACCACCTATGCTGTAAGTAAATTGAGTAGAGAAATCAAAGTTCTTATATCTTGCAGATACTCTAAATGCTCCTCTTAAATCAGGAATAAATGATTTGTCAAGATATACTTGTGTTGCATCAGCATACGTTTTAGTTACAGTCTTTTTGATGTTTCCACCAACTTTTTGTCTGTACTCAAATAACGAACCTGAAGTGTTTAAATCTCCACCGCTACCATCATCAATCGAAAATGACTCTTCACCAGCATCAAGGATACCATTATTGTTAGCATCATCGTAGTACTGATACCACATTGGAGAACCGTCAGCAGGATCAACTCCAGCCCATTCTCTCATCCAGAAATCAAAGATAGAACGTCCTTCTGCGTATGCATAAGCACCATCTGGACTTGTTCCAGAGTCAATAACTCTTGGTAATCCTGTACTAGGATCTAATGGCATAGCAGTCATTTCATTACTTAATATTTCACCATTAACAGAAACATCTAATTTGAAGTCTTCCGTGTTGAAAATATGACCAGTAATATCGAATTCTATACCTGAGTTTAAGATTTCACCGTCATTTACTCTAATAGCAGCGATACCAGCAGAAGGTCCTCTACGTTGATTAAAGAAAAGATTGTCAGTGTTTTTTCTATAGTAATCAACATTAACATCTAAATAATTACCAAAACTCATTTCAAGTCCTCCTTGTAACATTCTAGAAGTTTCCCATGTTAAATCTGGATCACCTACAGTATTTAAATCTAATGCTAATTCTCCACCTACTAAACTAGAGTTGAAAGTATCAAATCCTAAAGCTGTACTTACACCTTGCTGGTCTCCAGTAATACCGTAAGAACCTTTAACTTTTAAGTAAGACATAAAGCTATCACTCATAAAATCTTCGTTAGAAACTATCCAAGCAGCTCCTAATGATCCAAATACACCCCATTTGTCATTTACGAATCTAGAAGAACCATCAGTTCTAACAGAAGCTGTCAAATAATAAGTGTCATCTAAACTATAGTTTGCTTGACTAAAGTATGATTCTAAACCAGACGCATTTTCATATCCATCAGGTAAACCTTGCGTTTCTAAATAGTTTTGTAAGTTATAAACTCCTGGTAAAATAACATTCTGCATGAATTGTCTTGACTGTGTAAAGCTTTGTTCAAAAGATTCGTGTGCAGCTAATACTTCAAGAGAGTGTCTACTATCACCAAATGTTGTGTTATATCTTAATAATTGTAAGAAAGATTTTGTCCATCTTACTTGATCAGTAACACCTAAAGAACCATTAGTGTTTGCTCCTGTACCATAAACGTGGTTAGAAGCATTATTTCTTCTAAAGAAAGAATATTGACCACCAAAAGTATTTTCAAAAGTTAAATTATCAGTTATCTTAAATTTCATACTGATGTTACCATTTACGGCTTGAGTATTTCTACCATCAAAATCTAAAACAGCTGAACCAATTGGATTCAATAAGTTTGCATTAGGTCTGTTTCTAGTGAAACCATTAAGTGCACCAGTTGGAGAACCATAATCATATTGAGCACCTCCATAAATTGGATCTGGTATTAATGTTCCAGTGTTTGGGAATCTAGCAAAAACAGGATAGATTGGTGCCATTTTATCAGCAAATTCAAAAACGTTTTCTGAACCTACGATTTGACCATTATTAGTTGTTTTAGTATTAGAGTAACCAATATTAGTACTAACGTTTAACCAATCTTTTAAGTCAGAGTCTAAATTTAATCTTGCACTAAATCTATTAAAATCTGAATTAATTGAATATCCTTTATCATCTAAATAACCTACAGAAACAAAGTACTTTGATTTTTCAGAACCTCCACCCATACGTAAGTTAGATTCAGTTCTAAAACCAGTTCCGAATGCTTCATCAGCGTAACGTTCAGGTGTAAATAATCTATTAACACCTGCTCTTACTGTTCCAGTTGCTGGATCAATTAAATCAGCAGCTGTTGCAGCATCCCACATGTTGTAACCATCACCAATACCATTATCAGTTAATAATGTATTGTTTGCAAATCCTACTGGATCTGGGTTACCAGTTACTACACCTCTGTTTCTTAAACCTTCCCATACATATCCAATGTATTCTTCTGGAGAAGTAATTACATCATATCTTGGGATAATTTGAGTGTTGATACCAGTTTTAAGGTCAACTTCAATGTAACCTTGCTCTGATCTAGTACCAGATTTAGTTGTAATTAATACAACACCATTAGCACCTCTAGATCCGTAAATAGCAGTTGCAGTTGCATCTTTAAGTACTGTAGTACTTTTAATGTCTGCTGGGTTAATTGAGTTTA is a window of Olleya sp. YS DNA encoding:
- a CDS encoding RagB/SusD family nutrient uptake outer membrane protein, translating into MKNLLKIAFVSGLMLSLGSCSEDLLDNSGVSGNSQPTQLLTSAQLSEAAETNTNIPAAFINGLYAQMIQAGSGGTNLNHDDFGHKAYDIYGDMLSGDMALSVSTYGWYRADITEFQAPLDFTRGRNRMVWRYYYRIVRSANTVIENLGGNNAVPEVEENKYAMGQAKAMRAHSYFYLAQYFQKEYNASEAILPLYTEPINQNLPKSSAEEVYNLIEQDLTDAIALLDGFNRSAKNQVNQDVAKAILAYALGAKGGRDTDVANLTQEVINSGNYTMLGSGDVTNCFCDVNSPSWMWGIDITENNSLGLVSWWGQVDAWSYSYAWAGDYKVIDADLFAAIPSNDARKAQFFNNPSNGRHLQPLFKFYASSQIGGASQIVTADYVYMRIEEMYLLNAEANARAGFEGPARTSLKALLDQRVPSSAYVDGLSGQALEDEIYLQTRIELWGEGKSFLAMKRNEATTVRGSNHLSFVGDPIPYNDERMQFEIPQDEIQNNPFIGSQNQ
- a CDS encoding SusC/RagA family TonB-linked outer membrane protein translates to MKTKFSGILTLFLAFVVQISFAQEKTISGVVSDENGLPLPTANVVVKGTSTGTSTDFDGNYSISASAGQMLQFSYVGYGTKEVAVGASNTINVSLEPDNALDEVVIVGYGTTTTKAFTGTASTVSAENLEAKSFTNVTQALAGEVAGVSVINTSGQPGTIATVRVRGYGSPLGNRSPLYVVDGIPFNGTFEINSINPADIKSTTVLKDATATAIYGSRGANGVVLITTKSGTRSEQGYIEVDLKTGINTQIIPRYDVITSPEEYIGYVWEGLRNRGVVTGNPDPVGFANNTLLTDNGIGDGYNMWDAATAADLIDPATGTVRAGVNRLFTPERYADEAFGTGFRTESNLRMGGGSEKSKYFVSVGYLDDKGYSINSDFNRFSARLNLDSDLKDWLNVSTNIGYSNTKTTNNGQIVGSENVFEFADKMAPIYPVFARFPNTGTLIPDPIYGGAQYDYGSPTGALNGFTRNRPNANLLNPIGSAVLDFDGRNTQAVNGNISMKFKITDNLTFENTFGGQYSFFRRNNASNHVYGTGANTNGSLGVTDQVRWTKSFLQLLRYNTTFGDSRHSLEVLAAHESFEQSFTQSRQFMQNVILPGVYNLQNYLETQGLPDGYENASGLESYFSQANYSLDDTYYLTASVRTDGSSRFVNDKWGVFGSLGAAWIVSNEDFMSDSFMSYLKVKGSYGITGDQQGVSTALGFDTFNSSLVGGELALDLNTVGDPDLTWETSRMLQGGLEMSFGNYLDVNVDYYRKNTDNLFFNQRRGPSAGIAAIRVNDGEILNSGIEFDITGHIFNTEDFKLDVSVNGEILSNEMTAMPLDPSTGLPRVIDSGTSPDGAYAYAEGRSIFDFWMREWAGVDPADGSPMWYQYYDDANNNGILDAGEESFSIDDGSGGDLNTSGSLFEYRQKVGGNIKKTVTKTYADATQVYLDKSFIPDLRGAFRVSARYKNFDFSTQFTYSIGGYAYDGQYAELMSDRFGAAGNNFHRDIANRWQNPGDVTDVPILADNAIVNGTSQSSRFITSTDFIALNNARIGYTLPNRFTDNIGLDDVNIWVSGDNLLIKTAREGFNPSVREAGNSGRRIYAPATTITLGARVKF